From Trypanosoma brucei gambiense DAL972 chromosome 5, complete sequence:
GGTAGAAATCATCGAAAACAGTTGTCCCCCAACAGTGTTGCAGGAATGATCGCTGAATGTCACTCGCGAGTTCCACAGCGGTGGATGCACTGCGGCAGGCAATCATAAAGGAGTCCCCAACAGTCTTCACCTCGTAACAACCATACTGCATGATGAGTGAACGGATCATAGTGTGATGAGCCAACACGGCATCGGGCATCAGTTCCGGGTGAGTAGACCACTGCGCAGTGCTGCTTTCGATGTCCGTGAAGATGAGAGTTACAGGATCTGTTGGTTCCCTCGGTGCTCTGTTGTTGTCTCGAGAATtaaacacaaacaagcaCAGAAGCACACACAATGCAATAGCAAgtgcaacaaagaaaacagaaccaACAATTATACCGGCAAGTTGTGAAGGACTAAGGGAAGACCCATCCATTACAGCATACTCCAAAGATGGCGTCACACCCCGACTCAGTACAGGCACACGGGGGTCTAGTACCCGAGACATCGACCACACAGAAATGTTTCCCGCCCCAAAATTAGTCTCGCAACGGTTAGCCGCCGTTACACGTCCCTTAACACACTCAACATCACTGTACGGTCCGTAGTGCATGTCATCCACACGAATGTTTGATtctgtgtaaaaaaaaatcaactaACAACGAGGGGCTTATCCTCTTCATGCGTGGAACGATGCTTCGAAGCAGACGCGCAGTGGCAAAGCCCCACAACCTCAGCGGTGTCCATGTAGATTCACGGGGGTTGTAGGCATGAAACATTGCAACTGTATCCGATTCCGTATTTTTATCGGCCCAGTGTGGTAGATTCGTCGCGAACACAAGTCGTGAGGCGCTTACAACTGCCGCAGGGGTCGCATTAAATGCTTCCACAAACTCATCATACAATTGAGCGACTTCGGAGAAGAGAACATACACGCGTCTATCATTTCGAGATTGGAGATACTGTGCAATCGCATGGGCATCTGGAGGTGTGAGGCCGATGGCCACAACATCCCCACTGCTTGGTAGATGGTCCACCAGAGTGTCACTCTCTTTAAGCAACAACATTGACTTAAGTGCCACATCAAATGTCATTAGCGATTTGTTGAGTACATCACCAATTACTTCCGCCCTTTTACTTCGAATAGCGGCAGACACGGCACCGGTAGAGGCATTTGAGAGGTGCATAGCAAGCACGTACAATTGTTGCCGTACCGTAGGCGAGAGCAGTAACACATTTCTACGGAACTTACCCACTATGGGGCTGGCCGCCAAAGGATTGATGAAGGTGACATTTGGAAGCCGGAGTGCATCCCTCGT
This genomic window contains:
- a CDS encoding receptor-type adenylate cyclase GRESAG, putative,(fragment) → MSRVLDPRVPVLSRGVTPSLEYAVMDGSSLSPSQLAGIIVGSVFFVALAIALCVLLCLFVFNSRDNNRAPREPTDPVTLIFTDIESSTAQWSTHPELMPDAVLAHHTMIRSLIMQYGCYEVKTVGDSFMIACRSASTAVELASDIQRSFLQHCWGTTVFDDFYRNSEMQKAEDDDHYIPPSARLDPEVYRQLWNGLRVRIGIHTGLCDIRHDEVTKGYDYYGRTPNMAARTESVTNGGQVLLT